One genomic segment of Candidatus Micrarchaeia archaeon includes these proteins:
- a CDS encoding thiolase domain-containing protein, which yields MRRVAIIGAGMTKFGEHWEKGFRDLVIDAGIKAIGDAGLQGNEISAGYVGNMASGSLIGQEHVAALIADHMGLNPIPVTRVEAACASGGVALRQGYMAVASGMHDFVVVGGVEKMNDLDTNEVSQILGGAGDQEWELFMGATFPGLYALMAKRHMHEYGTTEEMLAAVAVKNHEHGSRNPYAQFQNKITIDMVLKSKVVADPLKMFDCSPITDGAAAVVLAPVEIAKKYQEQPIEIVASAQASDTIALHSREKLSEIKATQIAAKRAYEMAKIGPKDVDVAEVHDCFTIAEIMAIEDLGLFRKGEGGKATLEGRTGLGGEVAINTSGGLKAAGHPVGATGVKQAVELTWQLRGKAEGRQVADAEIGLAQNVGGSGATSVVHIFKRV from the coding sequence ATGAGGAGAGTCGCGATAATAGGGGCAGGCATGACGAAATTCGGGGAGCACTGGGAGAAGGGCTTCCGAGATTTGGTCATAGATGCCGGGATAAAGGCGATAGGGGACGCAGGGCTCCAGGGCAACGAAATCAGCGCCGGATACGTTGGAAACATGGCCTCGGGCAGCTTAATAGGCCAGGAGCACGTGGCCGCGCTCATCGCAGACCACATGGGCCTCAACCCCATCCCTGTGACAAGGGTCGAGGCTGCTTGCGCTTCAGGCGGGGTCGCACTCAGGCAGGGCTACATGGCTGTTGCCAGCGGAATGCACGATTTCGTAGTAGTTGGCGGAGTGGAGAAAATGAACGACCTGGACACCAACGAGGTTTCGCAGATACTCGGAGGCGCCGGCGACCAGGAATGGGAGCTTTTCATGGGCGCTACGTTCCCAGGGCTTTACGCGCTCATGGCCAAACGGCACATGCACGAATACGGAACCACCGAGGAGATGCTCGCAGCCGTTGCGGTGAAGAACCATGAGCATGGCTCCAGGAACCCTTACGCGCAATTTCAGAACAAGATAACCATTGATATGGTGCTGAAATCCAAGGTGGTCGCTGACCCGCTCAAGATGTTCGACTGCTCGCCCATAACGGATGGGGCAGCGGCGGTGGTGCTCGCGCCGGTGGAGATCGCGAAAAAATACCAGGAGCAGCCCATAGAGATAGTCGCTTCTGCCCAGGCTTCGGACACGATAGCGCTGCATTCGCGCGAAAAGCTCAGCGAGATAAAAGCAACGCAGATTGCGGCGAAAAGAGCTTACGAGATGGCCAAGATAGGCCCGAAAGACGTTGACGTTGCCGAGGTTCATGATTGCTTCACCATAGCCGAGATAATGGCTATAGAGGACCTGGGCCTGTTCAGGAAAGGCGAGGGCGGAAAGGCCACGCTAGAAGGAAGGACCGGCCTGGGCGGCGAGGTCGCAATCAACACTTCCGGAGGCCTGAAGGCCGCGGGTCACCCTGTGGGGGCTACCGGAGTGAAGCAGGCGGTGGAGCTCACATGGCAGCTCAGGGGCAAAGCCGAGGGCAGGCAGGTAGCGGACGCTGAAATCGGGCTGGCCCAGAACGTGGGCGGAAGCGGCGCAACATCGGTGGTGCACATATTCAAAAGGGTGTGA
- a CDS encoding nucleoside deaminase: MRKSDYTKFMREAIKECLLGVKEGQSPFGCVIVKDGKIVARAHNIVLLSSDPTAHAEVNALRKAGKKLGISLKGCVLFSSCEPCPMCFSASHWAKVDEVVYGATIEDAKNLGFSELMLHDREFRRRGSRVKLIPNFLRAEAVNAMKTWKGKPY, from the coding sequence ATGCGAAAATCCGATTATACGAAGTTCATGCGCGAGGCGATAAAGGAATGCCTCCTGGGCGTGAAGGAAGGACAGAGCCCGTTCGGCTGCGTGATAGTGAAGGATGGAAAAATAGTCGCAAGGGCGCACAACATCGTGCTCTTATCTTCGGACCCTACGGCCCATGCGGAAGTGAACGCCTTGCGGAAGGCTGGGAAAAAGCTCGGGATAAGTCTGAAGGGATGCGTTCTTTTTTCCTCCTGCGAGCCGTGCCCCATGTGCTTCAGCGCCTCGCACTGGGCGAAAGTTGATGAAGTGGTTTACGGAGCCACAATAGAGGACGCGAAAAACCTGGGATTCAGCGAGCTGATGCTGCACGACCGCGAATTCAGGCGCAGGGGCTCGCGCGTAAAACTAATCCCGAATTTCCTGCGCGCGGAAGCTGTAAATGCGATGAAGACATGGAAAGGGAAGCCGTACTAA